A region of Gracilinanus agilis isolate LMUSP501 chromosome 3, AgileGrace, whole genome shotgun sequence DNA encodes the following proteins:
- the LOC123239098 gene encoding transgelin-2-like has protein sequence MTNEEHDEDREAWQELHELIQNEGPVKKIQASAMAFKQMEQISQFLQAAERYGINANDIFQTVDLWEGKNMACVQRTLMNLGGLAVARGDGFFSGDPNWFPKKSKENPRNFTDNQLQEGKNVIGLQMGTNRGASQAGMTGYGMPRQIL, from the exons atGACAAATGAGGAGCATGATGAAGACAGAGAAGCATGGCAAGAGTTGCATGAACTAATTCAAAATGAA GGCCCAGTAAAGAAGATCCAGGCTTCAGCCATGGCCTTCAAACAGATGGAACAGATTTCTCAGTTCCTACAGGCAGCAGAGCGCTACGGCATCAATGCCAATGATATCTTCCAAACTGTGGACctctgggaaggaaagaatatggccTGTGTGCAGCGGACACTGATGAACCTTGGTGGTCTGGCAGTGGCCAGGGGTGATGGGTTCTTCTCTGGAGACCCTAACTGGTTCCCTAAGAAATCCAAGGAGAATCCTCGAAACTTCACAGATAACCAGCTACAGGAAGGCAAGAACGTCATCGGGCTGCAAATGGGCACCAACCGTGGGGCATCTCAGGCGGGCATGACTGGTTATGGGATGCCACGCCAGATCCTTTGA